In Rhodothermales bacterium, a single window of DNA contains:
- a CDS encoding ParA family protein, giving the protein MLTLTVCNHKGGTGKTTSSINLAAALGLSGLNVLVVDLDPQGFLTRMMGVPEPDPTRSSVVIFDPDMKDGHRPGILELASFNLLPSSPALSSGIRKLTRPVDVLWAREFVQRDVSGYDVLLFDTAAAVTVYSLNALAASDHVLVPVLPEYQPVVGAEQTWQTARMVSKKLNPSLAEPSFLFTMVDARKRNHHSFRKYMRDKYGEHVCHSIIRTCTTLSVTNSDGLTVFDRSPHARGAVDYANAAEEIWARAAPAPAPAPASAVRDQNAEPIR; this is encoded by the coding sequence ATGCTCACGCTCACGGTTTGCAACCACAAGGGGGGGACGGGTAAAACCACTTCTTCCATCAATCTGGCCGCTGCCCTTGGTTTGAGTGGCCTCAATGTACTGGTTGTCGACCTGGATCCCCAGGGTTTCCTGACGCGGATGATGGGCGTGCCCGAACCGGACCCGACCCGGTCGTCCGTGGTTATTTTCGATCCGGACATGAAAGATGGCCATCGGCCGGGTATTCTGGAGTTGGCATCGTTCAATCTGCTTCCCTCTTCCCCGGCATTGTCATCCGGTATCCGGAAGTTGACCCGACCGGTGGACGTGCTTTGGGCCCGTGAATTCGTCCAGCGGGATGTTTCCGGATACGACGTCCTGCTGTTCGATACGGCTGCTGCCGTTACCGTGTACAGCCTGAACGCGCTGGCCGCCAGTGATCATGTGTTGGTTCCGGTTCTTCCAGAGTATCAACCCGTGGTTGGTGCCGAACAGACCTGGCAAACGGCGCGCATGGTTTCCAAGAAACTGAACCCGTCGCTCGCAGAGCCCAGCTTCCTTTTCACGATGGTCGATGCCCGCAAGCGGAATCATCATTCCTTCCGGAAATACATGCGTGACAAATATGGCGAGCACGTGTGTCACAGCATCATCCGGACGTGCACCACGCTCTCGGTGACCAATTCGGATGGCCTCACGGTATTCGATCGCAGTCCACACGCCCGTGGTGCGGTCGACTACGCCAATGCCGCAGAGGAAATCTGGGCTCGAGCGGCACCCGCTCCTGCTCCCGCTCCCGCGTCCGCAGTGCGCGACCAGAACGCAGAACCGATTCGATGA
- a CDS encoding Maf family protein, which produces MILSTPFILASASPRRRDLLRVFGFPFEVIPSSTAEVHVPGETPDSLVRRLASEKAREVSYSHEDALVLGADTVVVLDGAILGKPEDADDARAMLARLSGRTHVVYTGIALEHGRSRRSVSHASRTHVTMDVLSPDEIADYVSGGSPMDKAGAYGIQEDRGAMFVAGIEGDYYTVVGLPLNALYRILLRDFADLIVRASP; this is translated from the coding sequence ATGATCCTGTCCACACCCTTCATCCTTGCATCGGCCAGCCCGCGTCGGCGCGATCTGTTGCGCGTTTTCGGTTTCCCGTTTGAGGTCATTCCGTCCAGTACGGCAGAGGTGCATGTGCCGGGAGAAACACCTGATTCCCTCGTCCGGCGCCTGGCGTCCGAAAAGGCCAGGGAGGTCTCTTATTCGCATGAAGACGCGCTCGTTCTGGGAGCAGATACGGTCGTGGTCCTGGACGGCGCAATCCTCGGAAAGCCGGAGGATGCCGACGACGCCCGTGCCATGCTGGCACGTTTGTCCGGCCGAACGCATGTGGTGTATACGGGAATAGCGCTTGAGCATGGTCGCTCGAGGCGGAGTGTTTCGCACGCAAGCCGGACGCACGTCACCATGGATGTGCTGTCACCGGACGAGATCGCCGACTATGTTTCCGGAGGCTCCCCGATGGACAAGGCGGGTGCGTACGGTATCCAGGAAGACCGGGGGGCCATGTTCGTTGCCGGAATTGAAGGCGATTACTACACCGTCGTTGGGCTTCCGTTGAACGCACTGTACCGGATCCTG
- the lnt gene encoding apolipoprotein N-acyltransferase — protein MKHIPPSWMWAMVSGLMVGASFPPSLLPITAGPGLVVFLFVMRRQEDDTNPAIPILLHMMAAWGWAFSWVGFHAVPHVSATSMLVLLALIMLATAASTAGFNWAGLPGLATGHLALEGLLTYGPVSMPWVSSGFTVSGTVLAPLVSLFGIAGTSVLLWTSALALVARKGKHRPWTRMVAVAAFMSLFTFLGSHLPGSDVTTPLQDPLNVRIVQPNMTPDTWADVQSSTRVDSLLRLSSGSAVDLTVWPETALPKTPADPLPWRDSGAGYGPRGPLPLPLLSGGILSRSDTAPWNAAILLMPDKVAEVYAKQELVPFAEYVPGSRWISALSALAVDAGGVPGYAPGDHSSYWTVNGWTLAPMICFESVFALLARRHAREGADVLVVLSQTGWWSLPRAAHQHMAYSSLTARSVGLPLIVSSVNGPSGVIGARGKATKTIPQGVQATRTFTVPSVKVATPYSVVGDWPAWVIFGSLILASVRNRRLRRASSDP, from the coding sequence ATGAAGCACATTCCTCCGTCCTGGATGTGGGCCATGGTCAGTGGGTTGATGGTCGGCGCTTCGTTTCCACCCTCCCTCCTGCCCATCACGGCCGGTCCGGGCCTGGTGGTGTTCCTGTTCGTCATGCGGCGGCAGGAAGATGACACCAATCCCGCCATACCCATCCTCCTGCATATGATGGCAGCCTGGGGTTGGGCGTTCTCGTGGGTCGGCTTCCATGCTGTGCCACATGTGTCCGCGACGTCGATGCTGGTGCTGCTGGCCCTCATCATGCTGGCGACGGCGGCGTCAACCGCCGGTTTCAACTGGGCCGGACTTCCCGGCCTGGCCACGGGACACCTCGCCCTGGAGGGATTGCTGACATACGGACCTGTTTCCATGCCTTGGGTCTCGTCGGGATTCACGGTCAGCGGGACGGTTCTGGCGCCACTGGTTTCGCTGTTCGGAATAGCCGGAACGTCCGTCCTGCTCTGGACGTCGGCCTTGGCCCTCGTCGCGCGCAAGGGGAAACACAGACCGTGGACCAGGATGGTGGCGGTGGCGGCATTCATGTCCCTGTTCACCTTTCTTGGGTCTCATCTCCCCGGGTCCGATGTCACGACTCCCCTGCAGGATCCATTGAACGTGCGGATCGTCCAGCCGAACATGACACCCGACACCTGGGCAGACGTTCAGTCATCGACCCGGGTGGATTCACTGCTGCGTCTGTCCAGCGGATCGGCGGTCGACCTCACCGTTTGGCCCGAGACGGCATTACCGAAGACACCTGCCGACCCGTTGCCGTGGAGGGACTCTGGGGCCGGGTACGGTCCCCGGGGTCCGCTCCCGTTGCCCCTGTTGTCGGGCGGCATCCTGTCCCGGTCGGATACCGCTCCCTGGAATGCAGCAATCCTGTTGATGCCGGACAAGGTGGCAGAGGTCTATGCAAAACAGGAATTGGTACCGTTTGCCGAGTATGTGCCGGGAAGCCGGTGGATATCCGCTCTGTCGGCGCTGGCGGTGGATGCCGGAGGCGTACCGGGATACGCACCCGGTGATCATTCGTCATATTGGACCGTGAACGGATGGACATTGGCCCCCATGATCTGCTTCGAAAGTGTTTTTGCCCTACTGGCCCGAAGACACGCCCGGGAAGGCGCCGATGTACTGGTTGTCCTGTCACAGACCGGATGGTGGTCGCTGCCGCGGGCGGCCCATCAGCACATGGCCTACTCCTCGCTCACGGCCCGAAGTGTGGGTCTGCCGTTGATCGTATCCAGCGTGAATGGTCCCAGCGGTGTTATCGGTGCTCGCGGGAAGGCAACGAAGACCATTCCGCAGGGCGTCCAGGCCACGAGAACCTTCACGGTGCCTTCCGTGAAAGTGGCGACCCCGTACTCCGTCGTGGGTGATTGGCCGGCATGGGTTATCTTTGGATCACTCATCCTCGCCTCAGTCCGGAATCGTCGACTCCGACGCGCGTCCTCCGATCCATGA